A stretch of the Notamacropus eugenii isolate mMacEug1 chromosome 2, mMacEug1.pri_v2, whole genome shotgun sequence genome encodes the following:
- the LOC140527755 gene encoding uncharacterized protein, whose product MPRVVGAAGSLRCFRVRAARVPGRESPLERFWEPLGCSGCPGGCSDCLGAALDVRGLLWTCRGLLWMSGDAGLLWLSGGCSGCPVVVLDVPEPLDCSGSLRPGWAPSALPLANWAGTPWGGIGSSAPTTPTPFAPVRAAGGRGVGGDPWELFPELQRPTPPHPLCLWGQVPVSLLSPPPVTSWLSLVPTRAWGGSHSRLGGLAPSYRSISALLKPGLHWSSTFQMFLQHESYQWRESTSRKNSLASSVSVQDSGADGSTHACMVNMGRW is encoded by the exons ATGCCCAGAGTTGTGGGAGCTGCCGGGAGTCTGCGCTGCTTTCGTGTGAGAGCAGCACGAGTGCCAGGGCGTGAGTCCCCTTTGGAACGTTTCTGGGAACCACTGGGCTGCTCCGGCTGTCCCGGGGGCTGCTCTGACTGTCTGGGGGCTGCTCTGGATGTCCGGGGGCTGCTCTGGACGTGCCGGGGGCTGCTCTGGATGTCCGGGGACGCTGGGCTGCTTTGGCTGTCTGGGGGCTGCTCTGGATGTCCAGTGGTTGTTCTGGACGTCCCGGAGCCGCTGGACTGCTCCGGCTCTCTGCGCCCAGGGTGGGCTCCTTCTGCCTTACCCTTAGCTAACTGGGCTGGGACTCCGTGGGGCGGGATTGGGAGCTCAGCCCCAACCACACCCACCCCCTTTGCTCCAGTCAGAGCTGCTGGGGGGCGGGGGGTGGGTGGGGACCCTTGGGAGCTTTTCCCGGAGCTGCAGCGCCCCACTCCGCCCCACCCACTGTGTCTCTGGGGTCAAGTCCCGGTCTCGCTCCTCAGTCCGCCGCCGGTCACCTCTTGGTTATCCCTAGTACCTACACGAGCCTGGGGAGGAAGCCATTCGAGGTTGGGAGGGTTAGCTCCCAGCTACCGTTCAATCTCTGCCCTGCTGAAGCCAGGGCTGCACTGGAGCAGCACATTCCAGATGTTCTTGCAACATGAGAGTTACCAGTGGAGAGAAAGCACTTCTAGAAAGAA CTCGTTGGCATCATCAGTGTCAGTTCAAGATTCAGGGGCTGATGGATCAACTCATGCATGCATGGTGAACATGGGGAGATGGTGA